In Geminocystis sp. NIES-3709, a single genomic region encodes these proteins:
- a CDS encoding DUF29 family protein, whose amino-acid sequence MEELLTLRQYIEEKNYHQALELIAELEEMSKEDKLNKIFSYAVILLLHLIKQQAEKRTTRSWDFSIYNSTKEIKKINKRRKSGGYYATEEELREIIADAFDTAIRKASLEAFEGKYSSEELITKIDSNSIQSSALKLILF is encoded by the coding sequence ATGGAAGAATTGTTAACTTTGCGTCAATATATAGAGGAGAAAAATTACCATCAAGCCCTCGAATTGATAGCAGAATTAGAGGAAATGTCAAAAGAAGATAAACTAAATAAAATTTTTAGTTATGCAGTTATTTTATTATTACATTTAATCAAACAACAAGCAGAAAAAAGAACAACTCGCTCTTGGGATTTTTCTATTTATAATTCTACTAAAGAAATAAAAAAAATTAATAAAAGGCGTAAATCAGGTGGTTATTATGCCACTGAAGAAGAATTAAGAGAAATAATAGCGGATGCCTTTGATACGGCGATAAGAAAAGCATCTTTAGAAGCATTTGAAGGAAAATATAGTTCGGAAGAATTAATAACAAAAATTGATTCTAATTCGATTCAATCTTCTGCTTTAAAATTGATTTTATTTTAG